Proteins encoded together in one Borrelia coriaceae window:
- a CDS encoding ParA family protein encodes MDKRKPKIVTVASIKGGVGKSTTSLLFSNILSSKNYKILLIDLDPQASSTSFYIKFIKGQNIEIKKINIYRVLKKELDIENSVIKINENLDFIASHLSLSQFNEENISLKESLLKIFLSYIHYRYDFIIMDTAPTLGSLLNNSLVITDYLVIPLPTDQWAIESLDLITNRLRDIFRSELPTFYLVTNLIERQSIDKELKEFIESEYKEKFLGSIPKRDNLRKAIFHRVDFNPNEDYYKAYKIVLDNFLIKISNRTVPNGTVSSIWI; translated from the coding sequence ATGGATAAAAGAAAACCAAAAATAGTTACTGTAGCTTCAATTAAAGGTGGTGTCGGAAAAAGTACAACGTCTTTGTTATTTAGTAATATTCTTTCAAGCAAAAATTACAAAATACTATTGATTGATTTAGATCCACAAGCTAGTAGTACAAGTTTTTACATCAAGTTTATAAAGGGTCAAAATATAGAGATAAAAAAAATAAATATATACAGAGTTTTAAAAAAGGAATTGGACATTGAAAATTCAGTCATAAAGATCAATGAAAATCTCGATTTTATTGCAAGTCATTTGAGCTTGAGCCAATTTAATGAAGAAAATATATCCTTAAAAGAAAGTTTACTTAAGATATTTTTAAGTTATATACACTATAGGTATGATTTTATCATTATGGATACAGCTCCTACTTTAGGCAGCCTACTTAACAATAGTTTAGTAATCACAGATTATCTTGTCATTCCTTTACCAACAGATCAGTGGGCGATTGAGAGTTTAGATTTAATAACTAACAGATTAAGAGATATATTTAGAAGTGAATTACCAACATTCTACTTAGTAACTAATCTAATTGAAAGGCAAAGCATAGATAAGGAGTTAAAAGAATTTATTGAGAGTGAATATAAAGAAAAATTTTTAGGAAGCATTCCAAAACGAGATAATTTGAGAAAGGCTATTTTCCACAGAGTGGATTTTAATCCTAATGAGGACTATTATAAGGCTTATAAGATAGTGTTGGATAATTTTTTAATTAAGATTAGCAATAGAACAGTTCCAAATGGAACTGTTAGTTCCATTTGGATATAA
- a CDS encoding chromosome replication/partitioning protein, whose translation MNRNKKIEIVRRIDIENFPLNPLNKTREERYSALKEKLKILIKEESYNKIETARILKEINESKYYALDGYKSFTAFIKSYNIAKTSIYRYIKLVIGIDSGKIDHNLILSKGVDYAIKVLENNNEIIKNNVNILKSLKIQLDNEEILDFYKSNIKFASFLLKEIYKNEKDFFNKMLEKFNNLKIR comes from the coding sequence ATGAATAGGAATAAAAAAATAGAGATAGTCAGAAGAATTGATATAGAAAATTTTCCTCTTAACCCTTTGAATAAAACAAGAGAAGAAAGATATTCAGCACTAAAAGAAAAACTTAAAATTTTAATAAAAGAAGAATCTTATAATAAAATAGAAACAGCTAGGATCTTAAAAGAAATTAATGAAAGCAAATATTATGCTCTTGACGGGTATAAAAGCTTCACAGCTTTTATCAAAAGTTACAATATAGCAAAAACCTCCATATATAGGTATATCAAGTTAGTTATAGGAATTGATAGCGGTAAGATTGATCATAACTTAATTTTAAGTAAAGGGGTGGATTACGCAATTAAGGTTTTAGAGAATAATAATGAAATTATCAAAAATAATGTCAATATTTTAAAGTCTTTAAAGATTCAACTAGACAATGAAGAAATTTTAGATTTTTACAAATCTAATATAAAATTTGCTAGTTTTTTGCTCAAAGAAATATATAAAAATGAAAAAGATTTTTTTAATAAGATGCTTGAGAAATTCAATAATTTAAAAATACGATAA
- a CDS encoding DUF226 domain-containing protein, which yields MERAIHELKAKLTARKSKIDKERRNFFKKIENKKCKIMYHTKIFSMINNFEAKPKKGKFWLCFRNVFNPNEYESLHLFQTRQEDKFMGIYYGFTKLTKPFIIKYEENDIKKTSKLTKIYYIEFRFKKGSVFCYLRSLYTLLKEKNKERIFYNSLLNRTLKLEREVHRFYGKEYLENKGILKWIKENQK from the coding sequence ATGGAAAGAGCAATACATGAACTAAAAGCAAAGTTAACTGCAAGAAAATCAAAAATAGATAAAGAACGCAGAAACTTTTTTAAGAAAATAGAAAACAAAAAATGTAAAATAATGTATCATACAAAAATCTTTAGTATGATAAACAATTTTGAAGCAAAACCCAAAAAAGGTAAATTTTGGTTATGTTTTAGGAATGTTTTTAATCCTAATGAATATGAAAGCCTTCACTTATTTCAAACAAGGCAAGAAGATAAATTCATGGGTATTTACTATGGATTTACAAAATTAACCAAACCATTTATTATAAAATATGAGGAAAACGACATAAAAAAGACTTCCAAACTAACAAAAATTTATTATATTGAATTCCGATTTAAAAAGGGCAGTGTTTTTTGTTATCTGAGAAGCCTATACACACTGCTAAAAGAAAAAAATAAAGAAAGGATATTTTATAATTCTTTGTTAAATAGAACATTAAAATTGGAAAGAGAAGTGCACCGATTCTATGGAAAAGAATACCTTGAAAACAAAGGAATACTAAAATGGATAAAAGAAAACCAAAAATAG